TTCTGAATTATAAAGTGCTGAACAAACATTAtcttgatttattttttctaacaATAACTGATCTTGTTctaaaaaattcatatccaaaatattattattatcatcaaaattattactattattttgtatgttatcatcattactttttatattatcattttctttatctattatgtttaatatatcCTTTTCATAATTCTGTTCTTCATAAGGAACGTTATTATCCCCATTAATCGATTCATCCtgatcattattatctttttttttcttcttttttttgtctttatCTTCTGTatgcattattatattatatatatatatataaatatatttatttattttaatacattataaataccttattattataaaaaatttgtacatatataaaatatatatgtataatttattcttaataaataaataaaaaaaaaaatatatatatatatattatattatatatatatcttttcttAAATActagaaaaacaaaattgtTTTATTGGGGGCaaagaaatatacataattttatatataatatttatttatttataatattaattttttttttttttttttttctgaatatttaattttaaagtaataaaaaaatataattatatattataacaaaatgaaggtatataataaaaaatatttattttgaatgaattaatattaaatatatatatattaatatattaatatatttattaaatatggtCGTTTgtactatatatttttatttatagaatACCATTGAAtatacctatatatatatatatatatattattatacatataaataatatatatatatatatattataatatatataattttttttatgcaatagataaaaaaacaaaatcaAATGttctacatataaataatttctttctCAGAAgggatataaatataaaatatgtaaactgttacattattatatttaaaaatatatatatatatatatatatagatatatatatatatatattttatttaatatacattttataaattttctttttatattaataaatatatatatatattataagattattaattatatgaatttaaaatgtataatatcCATCTTTTATATTGAGTTCGTTTTCAATTATTTgtaaagaattttttttgaaattgtaatatatatatatatatatatatatatgtatgtaattttttttattttaagtgtttaatttttttttttttttttgtttttctttttatattacgaTGAGAATAGAAAAGTGTTGGTATTGTTCAGGCAATATATATCCAGGTATAACACtctgaaaaaataaaatgagaaaaaagtcttaaatgtatatatatatgtaaaaaataaatggagaacataaaatataaatatatatatatatatatatatatatatatatatttatttatttatttatattttttttttattttttagggcatggtatattttttataagaaatgattgtaatgtttttaaattttGCAGAAGTAAATGTCACAAACATTTTAAAGCTAAACATAATCCTAGAAAAGTAAAATggacaaaaatatatagaaaagaaagaaataaagaattaaattATGATAGAACATTTGAATTTGAAAAGATTAGAAATGAACCTATTAAATATGATAgagatatgtatataaaaactaTTAatgcaataaaaaaaattgatgaaATTAaagagaaaagaaaaatgagattttataaaaatcgTATTTTAGAAACAgctgataaaaatattaacttatcaataaattatattaaaaagaatccATTACTTCTAAAAAATACAGAATATGAAAATGTTCTACaagaattaaaattaaataaaaacgaTCGTGATGATAcattgataataaaaaatgctTTTGAAGAtgatcatattatatttactcACAATAAGGAGGATATCAAATATAAAGCAGATATAACAACCATCTCAGAAAAGgaggtaataataaaatgaaaaaaaaaaaaaataaataaaaatatatatgtatatatatatatatatatatatatatatgtgcatatatgttattgtttaatatatttcatatttcatatttcatatccttatatatatatatatatatattttttttttttttttgtgccTGTAGAAATTTAAAGTTCAGAAGAATAACAAGAATCTCATACTGGAATgatatgtttttaaaaataaacgcctattaagatatatacatatatatatatgtatatatttatatatatttatttatatttatttattttgaacaaataattaataaaataatttgaaattttttgttttaaaaaaatatgtacaaattaaaaaaacgaaaaaaaaaaaaaaaaaaaaaaaaaacaacaaaaattaagaatcaacatataaatgtatattttaaaagacataaaatttttaattgtgtgtaaatatacatacatatatatgtatatatataatagatatatatttttttttttttttttttttaaccattaaaacaataaatacaaagaaaaaacaaaacaaaagcAGATCAagctttcttttttttttcttcttttaataatatagaatatataatttcacaattatatttcatcgtcatgaaaaagaaatgagTCATGTTGTATCCACAAAGAAAAGTAAATAAATTGTTATTACATATATCTGAAGGGGATATTAAAAAGGGGATATAAGATATAATTACAAAGgtgtacaatatatatatgtatatgtatgtatatatgtatatattatatatgtatcatatatatgtatatgtatctatgtatatattatatatgtatcatatatatgtatatgtatgtatgtatatattatatatgtatcatatatatgtatatgtatgtatgtatatattatatatgtatcatataaatgtatatgtatgtatgtatatattatatatgtatcatatatatgCTTCTATTAATTTAATTGAACCTGATGAGATAAactgaaaattttttttgaaaattaaTTGCGAATGTATTTGTAGGCATGAATCTTTCCATTTATTTTGAAAGTTATATTTTACTATTAGGAACAATAAAAggatctaaaaaaaaaaaaaaatgaaagataaaataaagagacacaatatatgcatatacatatatatatatatatatatatatttatttatttatttataacaatGTTGTTACCACTATTTGTATCCTAAGaagttttataaatttatttgttgatgttaaaaatattaaaaagttataaaaaattttaaaaaatatattatttttagatTCTTCTTGTTGtgtttctttaatttttattaattggtttaattcattttgttCTTTCATAAGTTTTCTTGTATACTTtccatttaatattaataaatcatattCACTTAAATGTtgattttcctttttattctGCTCAATGATTTTATTgtactttttaattttcttttctattatttctatattatcatttattttacagTATTCtgaattattcatatatctATAATAAATCTTCTtcacattattataaattttattcaaACCaagtttaaaaaatttattttcaactatataagaagaaagaaaaacaattatttttataattaaatagaaacataaataaatggTCGAGCTATGCACAACGTAACTGACAGTATTTGAATGGCTttccattttaaaaaaaaaaaaaaaaaaatacatacatacatacatatatatatatatatataatatataatatatataatatatattgtattatattatttatgtacgtattatttttattttatgtattaaaaagtatataacTCGCAAACATTATTATGCctcaaataaaaaagaaaaaaaaaaaagaagaaaaaaaaaggatcgtttttaaacaaaaaaattaaaaaaaaaaaaaaatgtacgaccattattatattcttaggatatttatataatatatatatataacatatgaacataaatatattatatatattttatattacatcCTTTAAGCGTGtggaaaaatataagtatataatagaaatattaaaattgtaaatataaatatatatatacataatatatatatattatatgtatgtatagttttttttaattatcatattgttttatttatttatttattatctgtaaatattaaataattaaatgtaatatataaaaaaatataaattttgatacattatgtaaatatatttatacatatataattatatatatatatattattatgtatgtaAATATCAATACAGTTaggataataattatagctaaaatataaaaatatataaataattttactctctctatatttatttttttggaagatatattaaaaaaaaaatatatataagattgtaatatttgtaaatacAATGAGTGATAATTCTGTAAGTTCCATAAAAAGGGTAAgtcataattaaaaaaagaaaaagaaggaaaaaaaaaaaaaaaaatatatatgaatgaatatctatatatttatacatttgatataattatatttttcatatatttttatttttcatatatttttatttttcatatatcattatttttctttaagtTTAAAGAAATAACTAAAATGATTGAGACTACTTTAAGCCAGAATAATAgagtaaaaaatattatgacaaGTGAATTGtatttgaagaaaaaatgtGAAGCATCCTTAGAAactgtaataaaaaaaaaagaaaaaaatatatgacaaCATAAAGAGAGACAAATACGTGTcaaaatgtttatatgtttatatttttatatttttatatatttatagattgAACATACGACCAATCAACAACAGTGTTATAAGAAGGTTTCTAAAATGTAATTTAAAACCAAAAGAATGTGAAAAGAATGTGAAAAAAGTGTGTCCATTCAATGagttgttatatatttatttatggacatatttttacttttacaTATGTatcataatttcttttttttttattttatttttttttttttttaataccttgtagttttataaaaaaatcaaaagacGAGTtgaaaaatgaaatgaatgATGAAATTGCTCAATATGATAAGCATTATCCTTATTTAGAAGTacttgaaaatattaataaataaatatataatatatatatatatatatatatatatatatatatgttacaaatatattcttttatttccgacttgtatttatatattttcatttatatcatttcaATTTAGGAGATAAGAAAAAAACTTGTTGATAAATTAGCAAATCTAAAAGAGCAATATGTACAAGCTTATGATAGTGTAACCATACAATAAAtcgaaaaatataataataataatatatatatatatatatatatattttatatatatgtatattttatatatatatatattttatatatatgtatatgctaatttatttattttattttttttttttttgttacagATAGAAAAGGAAGCAAATAACAATTCTTAAGTAATATGgtagaatatttaaaagacataatatatatatatatatatatatatgatattattgaTAGATGGTCATATAGACAAATGTATAAACACATGCTCTTATAAATAATCCTGCacttattattaaaaacaaaaacgaagaaaaaatattgtaatattttttatatttaatgtttttaaaaaatatgtgattagtatatttataatttatattttttatattttatttattttttggtaCATcacatatatgtgtatatatgtacatatatttaaaagcaTATGATATTCATTCattcattcttttttttttttttttttttttatataaatggatatcaaaaaaaaaaaaaaaaaaacacatacataacttatcatttttttatttatttaagaaCATCTAATTTGTATAcacacaaaataataaatgataaattctttattattacatatatatatatatatatatatatatatatatattgtgatGATATTCTCcattgtattattttaacGAGTATTTCATAtggcatataaatataaatatttaaatatatttatttgtatgttCTTTTATACTATATTAAGGACTGATGAGaataacatattttatattttttaattttttaattttttttttttttccatatggTTATATTAAGCTTTCACAATTTAAAAGGAGATTAGAGAATTGAcataagataaaaataagagaaaaaaaaaataaaataaatataatataatatatatataaatataatatatatattatatatataatagtttaTTAAGTAGTGTTCATTTTATGATTAATATGTAATAACATATGTATACACGATTGCATAATactatattatgtatatatatctaatattattaatatgtactataaaatatatatatatatatatataatattatatatatatatgttaatagaaatatggaaaaagaatcaatttcattttttattttattttatttatttattttttttttttaatttacatTTAAAAGTTATAATTCCATATGattattaacatttttttaacatttttctaaattttttaaacatttttcttttttcgtttattcatattatttttacttatacctgtattctttaaaatataattatatatataaatcccTTCGAggcttataaaaatataatactataaaaaatatatatatatgtaatatacatatataatatatatataatatatatcatatatttatatataatttctttttcttttttttttaaatattttattaccgATAAATAATTAAGTGTATAAAGTTTAAATccaaggaaaaaaaaaaaaaaaaatataataataatatatatttatacatacatattaatataatatacatatataaaaaaaaaaaaaaaaaaaaaaaaaaaggggagaaacttattgataataatatatatatattatatatatttaagaattattagaaaaatatataaataaataaataaatacatatatcatACATTTAGTATATAatcttatttttaatatttataaataataatacatatataatattatatatatatatatataaaagaataaataaaaaaaaaaaaaaatggctGATGATGATTCAactgtaaataataatggaaCTTCACCTGTGAATAATCAAGGTGAGCATATACAAGTTAAAGTAAGATCTCCTGATGGAGCTGaagttttttttaaaataaaaagaaaaactaaACTTGAGAAATTAATGGAAGTATATTGTAATAGATTAGGTCAATCAATGGAAGCAGGtatgtacaaaaaaaaaaaaaaaaaaaaaaggaaataaatatatatatatatataaatatatattatatgtgcaATATAACCATCTGATGAGATTGTTTAgagattaaaaatatatataaaaaaaaaaaaaaagggaaacCAACAATGtgttatataacatatatagaGATGTATATATAGAGATGTATATAAAGagatgtatacatatatatatatatatatatatttatttatttatttattccatTTTGTAGTTCGTTTTTTATATGATGGAGATCGTATTCATGGAGATAATACCCCTGAACAACTAGGAATTGAAGACGGTGATGTTATTGATGCAATGGTTCAACAAACAGGAGGAAGtttctaattttattttttaatatatatatatatatataaatatatgtatccatgtttttatatatatatatatatatttttatatatttattatgtaaaatattttttaaaaaactacaaatttttatacttcctacacacatatatatattcatattatatatatatatatatatatatatatatatatatgttaaaagaACTCTTCAATTTTTGTCTGCAATCCTTTTATAAACATAGGTATTAAAATATTGCCTTTGATAATATTAAgggaataaatataaaaatatatttaaatgtataatatttataaaaccaAGTTattcacacatatatatatatatatatatatatattgtatatatgtttgtatattcatatatactttatatttttatttctttttcaattATAAGGTTTATATCTCCTCAAGTCTTTCCTTATAAAATGAAGATTattctttgtttttttttttttttatatttttaaaaaggtCCTCATCTCACATTTGTTTTTtagcatatattataaatatatatatatatatatatatatatatatttatttatttatttataaaaataaaacaaataagtGTATCGTTAAATATATGcgtaattatttaaaaaattaaaatggacgattatattatataaatgttatatgattaaattatatacaaatatataatatatataaaaatataatatatataaaaatataatatatatgtataaccataaaaaaaaaataaaaaatgtttattcataaaatatatataaaaggttAAAATATTTCTCGCTCAATTTAAATTcgatattatataatattgtatgATATGATTAATTCTTTgtcatatcattatttttttttttttaatattatgtaaatattaaaatgttaagatctacatatatttaaataaaggttgagttttttcatttgtaaaattaagaaaaacaaaaaaaaaaaaaattataatatatatatgtgaggTGTCAAAtgtaaacaaataaatataaataaatatatatattatatatatgtatgtgccattatatat
This region of Plasmodium sp. gorilla clade G2 genome assembly, contig: PADLG01_00_27, whole genome shotgun sequence genomic DNA includes:
- a CDS encoding 60S ribosomal subunit protein L24-2, putative, whose protein sequence is MRIEKCWYCSGNIYPGHGIFFIRNDCNVFKFCRSKCHKHFKAKHNPRKVKWTKIYRKERNKELNYDRTFEFEKIRNEPIKYDRDMYIKTINAIKKIDEIKEKRKMRFYKNRILETADKNINLSINYIKKNPLLLKNTEYENVLQELKLNKNDRDDTLIIKNAFEDDHIIFTHNKEDIKYKADITTISEKEKFKVQKNNKNLILE
- a CDS encoding small ubiquitin-related modifier, putative — encoded protein: MADDDSTVNNNGTSPVNNQGEHIQVKVRSPDGAEVFFKIKRKTKLEKLMEVYCNRLGQSMEAVRFLYDGDRIHGDNTPEQLGIEDGDVIDAMVQQTGGSF